The Montipora foliosa isolate CH-2021 chromosome 1, ASM3666993v2, whole genome shotgun sequence genome has a window encoding:
- the LOC137994457 gene encoding alpha-glucosidase-like — protein MEGETFRNFCAVIFSLSAATLISVVLLTVWKWIKGRVEREKQKQWWKEGVIYHIYPRSFQDSNGDGNGDLKGITNRLDYFEFLGIKILYLSPIFKSPMVDNGYDVSDFEDIDPMFGNLKDFDELLREVHAKGMKLILDFVPNHTSDQHSWFLESRSSKLSPYRNWYVWHDPAPGGGPPNNWVSVFGGSAWSYDVETEQYYLHQFCPEQPDLNLRNAEVRRALNGVLRFWLDRGVDGFRVDAVAHLIEDDKFRDEPTKPEYDPLYPNYEHLGHIYTKNLDDNHHIVQEWRGLVDAYKDSYRILIGEIFSEHPQDIMSYYGSMFKSEFDFPFNFVLFGLRNPISAREIFQKISDYLGSLPKGAWPNWVLGNHDVPRICSKVDQEYCCALNVLLLTLPGTAITYYGEEIGMTDAQVHFKSNKDFRDPQRSPMQWSDGKNAGFSSAVKTWLPVAENCTTINVEAQKADPASPLQLYKELMKLRSLKCFEGLSFKVVHVDTSVLAYIRWQNNSKYLVIINFGNKIWKGRLEGIEGSGIVKIDSEMKKTGNKVQFQYVFLNKAQALVVKVVH, from the coding sequence ATGGAAGGTGAAACTTTTAGAAATTTTTGTGCAGTTATCTTTTCCCTGTCAGCGGCAACGCTAATCAGTGTGGTGTTACTTACTGTTTGGAAATGGATCAAGGGAAGAGTTGAGCgagaaaagcaaaaacaatggtggAAAGAGGGTGTGATATACCACATCTATCCAAGATCATTTCAAGACTCTAATGGCGACGGCAATGGGGATTTGAAAGGGATAACGAACCGACTTGACTACTTCGAATTCTTGGGCATTAAGATTCTGTACTTAAGTCCTATCTTCAAATCCCCCATGGTGGACAACGGATATGATGTTTCCGACTTTGAGGACATTGATCCCATGTTTGGGAATTTGAAGGACTTTGATGAGCTTTTGAGAGAAGTCCATGCAAAGGGGATGAAGCTTATCCTCGATTTTGTACCTAACCACACGTCAGACCAACATTCTTGGTTCCTGGAGAGTCGTTCCAGCAAACTAAGCCCATATCGTAACTGGTATGTGTGGCACGATCCTGCCCCAGGGGGTGGTCCCCCAAATAACTGGGTTAGTGTGTTTGGAGGAAGTGCGTGGAGTTATGATGTCGAGACTGAGCAGTACTACCTGCATCAATTTTGTCCAGAACAGCCAGATCTTAATCTGAGAAATGCAGAAGTGCGCAGAGCACTGAATGGTGTTCTTAGGTTCTGGCTTGATCGTGGTGTAGATGGCTTCAGGGTTGATGCTGTTGCTCACCTGATAGAAGATGACAAATTTAGAGATGAGCCAACAAAGCCAGAGTATGACCCTTTGTATCCAAATTATGAACACCTAGGTCATATTTACACCAAAAACTTGGACGATAATCACCACATTGTGCAAGAGTGGCGAGGTCTTGTTGATGCGTACAAAGATTCATATAGAATCCTTATAGGAGAAATCTTCTCTGAGCATCCCCAAGATATTATGAGTTATTATGGCAGCATGTTTAAAAGTGAGTTTGACTTTCCTTTCAACTTTGTTCTATTTGGGTTAAGGAATCCCATTTCTGCAAGAGAAATTTTTCAGAAGATCTCCGATTATCTTGGTTCTCTTCCAAAAGGTGCTTGGCCTAATTGGGTTTTGGGGAACCATGATGTACCCAGGATATGTAGTAAGGTGGACCAAGAATATTGCTGTGCTTTAAATGTCCTCCTTCTTACACTCCCTGGAACTGCCATCACATATTATGGTGAAGAGATTGGAATGACTGATGCTCAAGTCCACTTTAAAAGCAACAAAGACTTCCGTGATCCTCAGAGGTCACCAATGCAATGGAGTGATGGAAAAAATGCTGGATTTTCCTCGGCAGTTAAGACATGGTTGCCAGTTGCAGAGAATTGTACAACCATCAATGTTGAGGCTCAGAAGGCAGACCCAGCCTCTCCTTTGCAGCTTTACAAGGAACTGATGAAGCTACGTAGTTTAAAGTGCTTTGAAGGACTCAGCTTTAAAGTTGTGCATGTAGATACTTCAGTTCTTGCTTACATAAGGTGGCAAAATAATTCCAAGTACCTTGTGATTATTAACTTTGGAAACAAGATATGGAAGGGACGGTTGGAAGGAATTGAAGGATCAGGGATTGTTAAAATAGACAGTGAGATGAAGAAAACTGGAAACAAAGTACAGTTCCAATACGTTTTCCTCAATAAAGCACAAGCTCTTGTCGTTAAAGTAGTTCACTAA